In one Mus caroli chromosome 14, CAROLI_EIJ_v1.1, whole genome shotgun sequence genomic region, the following are encoded:
- the Myoz1 gene encoding myozenin-1 — protein MPLSGTPAPNKRRKPSKLIMELTGGGRESSGLNLGKKISVPRDVMLEELSLLTNRGSKMFKLRQMRVEKFIYENHPDVFSDSSMDHFQKFLPTVGGQLQTAGQGFSYGKGSSGGQAGGSGSAGQYGSDRHQQGSGFGAGGSGGPGGQAGGGGAPGTVGVGEPGSGDQAGGDGKHVTVFKTYISPWDRAMGVDPQQKVELGIDLLAYGAKAELPKYKSFNRTAMPYGGYEKASKRMTFQMPKFDLGPLLSEPLVLYNQNLSNRPSFNRTPIPWLSSGEHVDYNVDVGIPLDGETEEL, from the exons ATGCCACTCTCAGGAACCCCGGCCCCTAACAAGAGGAGGAAGCCAAGCAAGCTGATTATGGAGCTCACTGGAG GTGGCCGGGAGAGCTCAGGCCTGAACCTGGGCAAGAAGATCAGTGTCCCAAGGGATGTGATGTTGGAGGAGCTGTCACTTCTTACCAACCGAGGCTCCAAGATGTTCAAGCTGCGGCAGATGCGGGTGGAGAAATTTATCTATGAGAACCACCCGGATGTGTTCTCTGACAGCTCAATG GACCACTTCCAGAAGTTTCTCCCCACAGTGGGAGGACAGCTGCAGACAGCTGGCCAGGGTTTCTCATACGGCAAGGGCAGCAGTGGAGGCCAGGCTGGCGGCAGTGGCTCTGCTGGACAGTATGGCTCTGACCGTCATCAGCAGGGCTCTGGGTTTGGAGCTGGGGGTTCAGGTGGTCCTGGGGGCCAGGCTGGTGGAGGAGGAGCTCCTGGCACAGTAGGGGTTGGAGAGCCCGGATCAG GTGACCAGGCAGGTGGAGATGGAAAACATGTCACTGTGTTCAAGACTTATATTTCCCCATGGGATCGGGCCATGGGGGTTGATCCTCAGCAAAAAGTGGAACTTGGCATTGACCTACTGGCATATGGGGCCAAAGCTGAACTCCCCAAATATAAGTCCTTCAACAG GACAGCAATGCCCTACGGTGGATATGAGAAGGCCTCCAAACGCATGACCTTCCAGATGCCCAAGTTTGACCTGGGGCCTCTGCTGAGTGAACCCCTGGTCCTCTACAACCAGAACCTCTCCAACAGGCCTTCTTTCAATCGAACCCCTATTCCCTGGTTGAGCTCTGGGGAGCATGTAGACTACAACGTGGATGTTGGTATCCCCttggatggagagacagaggagcTGTGA
- the Synpo2l gene encoding synaptopodin 2-like protein isoform X2: METTIQEPLGQASCDKAPAPELQDPFYAELQRAESLQEKSVKEARTKCRTIASLLTAAPNPHSKGVLMFKKRRQRAKKYTLVSFGAAAGTGTEEEDGIPPTSESELDEEAFSDARSLTNQSDWDSPYLDMELARAGLGTAESQNSGLGGQLSEVSGRGVQLFEQQRQRVASSSQELAQVGPAAMLNGQSLQSPPRAQSAPPEAAVLPLSPLSAPAASPTPFFPDGGAPIPAPSIFNRSARPFTPGLQGQRSGTTSVIFRPLAPKKVNEGLGGTSPAPSPFAAPPQGPTPLPSFTTVVPSHTPVSGASSSTQRSSGPVTATSSLYIPAPSRPVTPGGAPEPPTPPSAAAMTSTASIFLSTPLRNSARPEAPGPAAPEPASVREQRISVPAARTGILQEARRRGTRKQMFRPGKEETKNSPNPELLSLVQNLDEKPRAGGAESGPEEDALSLGAEACNFMQPLGGRSYKTLPQVSPKTPPPMAPKTPPPTTPKTPPPVAPKPGSRGLLDGLVNGSTTMVGIPEPPRLQGRGGELFAKRQSRADRYVVEATSGSSLNPGLRPRSPSPTPSLPPSWKYSPNIRAPPPIAYNPLLSPFFPQAARTLPNKAQSQGPRVTPKQGIKALDFMRHQPYQLKTAMFCFDEGSSTPGPTSGPPKTARVQEIRRFSTPAPQPTAEPLAPTVLAPRAATTLDEPIWRAELASTPVPNPDHQESLRSFAATPSSCGFQVARPRFSATRTGLQAHVWRPGAGHQ, encoded by the coding sequence AACTGCAACGCGCAGAAAGCCTCCAGGAGAAAAGCGTAAAGGAGGCAAGAACCAAATGCCGGACCATTGCATCCCTGCTAACAGCAGCCCCCAACCCTCACTCCAAGGGGGTGCTTATGTTTAAGAAGCGGCGGCAGAGAGCCAAGAAGTACACCCTAGTGAGTTTTGGGGCCGCAGCTGGGACAGGAACAGAGGAGGAGGACGGCATCCCCCCAACGAGTGAGTCGGAGCTGGACGAGGAGGCTTTCTCAGACGCCCGCAGCCTTACTAATCAATCCGACTGGGACAGCCCTTATCTAGACATGGAGCTGGCTAGGGCTGGCTTAGGCACAGCAGAGAGTCAGAACTCTGGACTGGGAGGGCAGCTAAGTGAGGTCTCTGGGCGAGGGGTCCAGCTCTTCGAACAGCAGCGCCAGCGGGTAGCCTCCAGCTCCCAGGAGCTGGCTCAGGTGGGCCCAGCAGCCATGCTTAATGGGCAGAGTCTGCAGTCCCCACCTCGAGCACAGAGTGCTCCCCCAGAGGCAGCTGTGCTCCCACTCAGCCCTTTGTCGGCCCCTGCAGCCAGCCCTACCCCCTTCTTCCCGGATGGTGGAGCCCCCATCCCTGCACCAAGTATCTTTAACAGGTCAGCGAGGCCTTTTACCCCAGGTTTACAAGGTCAAAGGTCAGGTACCACCTCAGTGATTTTCCGGCCCTTAGCCCCTAAGAAGGTGAATGAAGGCTTGGGGGGCACTAGTCCCGCCCCGTCCCCCTTCGCAGCCCCTCCACAGGGGCCCACCCCTCTGCCCAGCTTCACCACAGTGGTTCCCAGCCACACGCCGGTCTCTGGGGCTTCTAGCAGCACCCAACGCTCCTCCGGTCCTGTGACCGCTACCAGCTCCTTGTACATCCCAGCCCCAAGCCGGCCCGTTACACCAGGAGGCGCCCCAGAGCCGCCCACTCCTCCTAGCGCTGCTGCCATGACCTCCACCGCTTCCATCTTCTTGTCCACTCCATTAAGAAACTCTGCGCGCCCGGAGGCGCCGGGCCCCGCGGCCCCCGAGCCTGCCAGCGTTCGGGAGCAGCGCATCTCTGTGCCGGCTGCCCGCACCGGCATCCTGCAGGAGGCTAGGCGCCGGGGCACCCGCAAGCAGATGTTCCGGCCTGGGAAGGAAGAGACGAAGAACTCGCCCAACCCGGAGCTGCTGTCACTAGTGCAGAACCTGGATGAAAAACCTCGGGCGGGCGGTGCGGAATCTGGTCCGGAGGAGGACGCTTTAAGCCTCGGGGCTGAAGCCTGTAACTTCATGCAGCCACTAGGGGGCAGGAGTTACAAGACCTTGCCTCAAGTATCACCGAAAACCCCGCCTCCAATGGCTCCCAAAACTCCACCCCCTACAACGCCTAAGACTCCACCTCCCGTGGCTCCTAAACCAGGGTCTCGAGGGCTCCTTGATGGGCTAGTAAATGGATCGACCACTATGGTGGGAATCCCTGAGCCGCCAAGGCTGCAAGGGAGGGGCGGGGAGCTATTTGCCAAACGGCAGAGCCGTGCCGACAGGTACGTGGTGGAAGCTACATCTGGCTCTAGCCTTAATCCAGGCCTTCGCCCTAGAAGTCCTTCTCCCACACCCTCACTGCCCCCATCCTGGAAATACTCACCCAACATCCGTGCCCCACCACCTATTGCTTACAACCCACTTCTCTCACCCTTTTTTCCCCAAGCTGCCCGAACTCTCCCCAATAAGGCTCAATCCCAGGGACCTCGGGTGACCCCTAAGCAGGGTATCAAGGCCCTGGATTTCATGCGGCATCAGCCATACCAACTTAAAACggccatgttttgttttgatgaggGTTCTTCAACTCCTGGTCCCACTTCAGGGCCTCCCAAAACTGCCCGAGTCCAGGAGATCCGCAGATTTTCCACTCCTGCACCCCAGCCCACTGCAGAGCCCTTGGCTCCCACTGTGCTTGCCCCCAGAGCGGCTACCACCTTGGACGAACCCATTTGGAGGGCAGAGCTGGCCTCAACCCCTGTCCCTAACCCAGACCATCAAGAGTCTCTCAGGAGCTTTGCTGCCACTCCCAGTTCCTGTGGTTTCCAAGTAGCCAGGCCCCGGTTCTCAGCCACCAGAACAGGGTTGCAGGCCCATGTCTGGAGGCCTGGGGCAGGGCACCAGTGA